The window cttgcatcacccatcggcgaCAGGCACATATAGTGCGATGTTGATCGGCTCGTAGTTGTTTTTATTGCACTCTGCTGCTGTGCTGTGAACATGTGGTTGCCTCGGCAAtggacaagcagtcctccacagttaTGCCTCGGTGTGCTGTCCTGTTTGAGGGGGGTCATAAAAGAGTTCAGtaacctcacaatatatatatatatattgtcacgcttgggtcacagatttgcacagagacacaggaggtcgtagaaacaagaaggatttttaggatttttattcaaacactgcaaacatttgtctcttcaaacttgctccttgacagagatgacagtttcgtcTATCAATTAAAAGTAAGCGtgcatatcttcttcttcaaaggagtatGCGTCAGGAGCAggggcagtctgagagagagagagaaagcaaaacaaatcaatatcAAAAACCGACAGGCGCTGcacagcacaaggcttttaagttagcggagtaccGCGTGATGGCTTTATTACgcattatagcgcaagtgagaagggaAGGAGCAATTTGAAGGTAGATTCTGTTTCAGGGATTTTGCCAGGGTCGTCTGTGTCCCCCCAGcttacaccctccccctcagctttattcacattctcgtgaatcaagcgactctctgttccaggttcaggttcatgtagtcgtgataatgcatctgcgttgacgtgttcagaacctggtcgatgtttcaCTGTGAAACTGTAAAGTTGTAAGCCCAGGAACCATCTCATGaagcgagagtttgtatctttctgtctgtacaaccattgaagtggagcatgatcagtaaAAAAGCTGACATTAGGTGTAATTCgtgaagtaaaagtgactggtgcagcccggtTGTATTAGttccaaagcaagacggttcagTTCGCTTCTGTATCAATtccagacgcttgaataaggtctctaaattcgatgcttatccgcTGCctcgtgtcgatgaactgttggaaaaattggGTCAGGcaagctatatctccacgctagatctcacaaaAGGTTATTGttggtgcctttagaggctagcagttgtgagaaaacagcatttgcatCCTCCTGAAGGAATTTATGAATTTAGAAGACTACCATTTGGTCTTAATGGGgtacctctaacttttcagcgtatgatggctCAGATCCTGCgccctcattctgaatattcaggGAAATACCTTGATGACgttgtgattttcagcaatgactGGCAAACACACTTAGAACTGCTTCAAGCTGTTCtggaaagcttgagacaggctggccttactgctaaccctaagaaatgtaaactaggcatgtccacgactcattacttaggttattctatgggcaagggtttacttagaccacaattaaggaaaatagaagaaattctTGCTTACCCAaggccaaaaacacagaaacaggtacgtgcttttctggggcttgctggttactacagaaggttcattccaaattttgcacatagagctgctcctcttacagaactcactagaggcagaaaaaaacgaactatcttgtggacagaaaactgtgaatgctctttcagcgatttaaaaaaaacactgtcttCTTATCCAGTTCTAAGGAACCCAAATTTCACGAAGAATTTTGTCTTGAAAAcggacgcaagtgcatttggtatagacgcagtcctgtcacagatttttgatggagaggaacatccaatcacatatttgagtaggaaattactttctagggagcgtaattattctacaattggcTGTGGAAgagcttcgctattacttgtgggggcgaaatttcactttggtaactgatcatgctccattTCAATGGTTGTacagacagaaagatacaaactctcgcttCATGagcttacaaccttacagtttcacagtgaaacatcgaccaggttctgaacacgtcaacgcagatgcATTATCACAACTACATGAACCTAAACCTGGAACAGAGAGTCACTTGATTCacgagaatgtgaataaagcCGAGCGGGAGggtgtaagctggaggggtgatcgcacctcaagaggacacagacgcccctgggaaaacccctgaaaaagaGTCTACCTTCATAGCCAACAACAGCAGCATCATGAATTGCAGAGCCAGCAAAATCAAAGTCAACATCCCAGCCCAGGTTGACATATTCCCGTTTGTATGCAGTTTTAACTTTTCCACTCTTCTTGCCAGTATTTGGTGAGAAAGTAGTGTCAAAGTTCAGCTTCAAGCCTTTTGCAATCTGATCTTCTATTGTGATTTCTGTTCCAAGTGTGTTATCTGTGTTCCACTTCTCTGTGAAGGTCAAACCATATTCAGCCCATTTATACTTTGTTTCCAAACTTCCAATAACTTTGTTAGTGTCAGTGTTGGATGAGCCTGATGTAGCAAATTCAACTCCACTTGCTGACTTTGTCTTTACTTCAAGCTTTACCAGCCCAAAACCATATCCTTTGTTGAAGATGTCCCTGGCAGATTTGCCCAGATCACTGTATGAAGGAGGTACAGCCATTTTGCCCATGTATTCAATGTCACAGGGTTCTCAAACCGACACTTTCTCGGCTTTCCCTTGGATGGTCACTACCTGAATTCGTCTCCTGGGCTGGAGAGCGAAGtgaaggagcaatgtgaaggtagactctgtttcaggggttttccaATGGGCGTCTGTGTCCTCTCGGGGTACAAtaatcacccctccagcttacaatatatatatatatatatatatatatatatatatatatatatatatatatatatatatatatatatatatatatagtcacagacgACAGGGGTTCTGACCTGGCAGGGATTCCTAAAATGACCTGAAAGTCACAAGAACTGGAGCAGGAGAAGACCACGGGTGAAGAACAAAGAGCTTCTggcctgttgggacccgtggccaccgccagggggcaccttaaGCCTCGTAGGACTCAGAAATAGTTATTTCCGCCACATTCggcaagatggcagaggaacctgtcagggatgcccagagtgcttccagggcaaagggcagcacttccgccacaccaggaagtgctgccagaaggatgtcatcagacacctggagcacatccgggcaggaataaaaggcgccacCTTCCAGCAATctgggccagagtcgggagtgggagtaggacaaagctcccaggaggagacaggcagccaaggattgagagagaaaggactttattggggtgattattgctttgtgcattgtgtgttgGTGTTCGGGACTTTACTGCTGTGATTATTGATGAATAATAAACGTGAGACTTTTATAAAGAtatggtttccgactggtggtgtcagGGAAagtcttacaatatatatatatatactgtacagcagctgtcctattctttgtctttcatttacggccccgggcatggttaaatcatTTGCCACGAAGTCTTGTGTAACGGGACgtgaattcttgatatttttagtttataatttaaaaatggaatctgaaaatctaacaacatcacattaaagttcgataatttctgaaaagaatgacaccaaacatatatatgtaggttttaaaataagcctgatttaaagcgtgacaaaataaCATGACATATAAACGTCACAAataaattgttgcacaaaatcattgcacttttaggcttaggattttatatatatatagtatatatatatatatacatatatatatatatatatatatatatatatatgacacaaaaacaaatcagaaaaggtTTTTAATCACCATATAttatgaaaagcaaaacaaaaaaataacgtGGTACAAATGTCTTTTCAGACTACAGTCCAAGATCAGACTGAAGTGAGGTGGAGCAGTTAGTGCTTATATGGGATCCAGGCAGGAAATGCAGGTCTAGGAAGACACatggcagaagtgatgtcagaggtggctTCTTCCAtcctgcagagggaggagaagaaaTGGCATTAGACAATAGTGCCAAACCTTAGTTTGGAGGAGTATTACCATTATCAGAGCTCACAtgtgactctctctctctttctctctatttaAACTAGCTGAGATAACCTGTGGTGCCTGGGTAAGAATGTGGAAAAGTATAAaggtaaaaatgtaaatgcataaaatgtgttacatttaGTACTTAACTATTGCTAGTACTGGGAAGATTTTATGTGCACAATACTCTTGTGTTTTACGCCTGTTGTAAAGAATGCCACATTGTAATAAAGAACTCTAGAAACAATATTGCCCAACCTGGTGTGGCTGTCAGACATTATAAAAATAGAAAGGACATGCTTGaccaaagaaaaagtaaatgattTCTTAGTTGAAAGTGCTAACAATTAAACCACTATCACAACCTGCATGTTTCCCAAATTTATCAGGGTATTATTTCTGAATTGTAGTAATTCATGGTGCTCATTCGACCCCCAGGTGGGAGTGGAATTAGGTAGGCAAAAAATCAGACTTATGGTTAGAAGTACCTGTGTGCCCTATTTCAAGTCTTTCGCTTGAAAAACAAAGCTCGACATAAGCAACAATTAAACAAGCAGACATTGTGCCTtatacatgtatactgtatacaaggTACATTTAGAAAGCAACATGATAGCACTGTGGTTAATAATTTTTCCTCACTGTAAAAAGTTAGATCTATACAGCATAAACTCTTCTAGTGACTTTTTGCTTGTGAAATTATTAGTTGTCCTAATTAAAGTTCTCTAAATTGCTTATTCTGAGTCCTCGTGACAACTTCATCATGTTAGcttaaatgcaaaatatacataGTGCCAGTTAAATGCTTGGTACTCATCAATTCAGAATTAGGTATGTGTTTAGTTCAACCTAACTACAAAGCTAGtatgaaaaagaagagaaaactacacattttatatgctatatattaaaatcaaaatgGTGTCTAATAAATAATGCCTGGCACAACTGAAGTAACTTAAGAGGAATAATGACAGTACACGTTGAACGGCGTTGTAAATTATAAATTGTGTCAAAAACATCTGCATGGGAAATACcatgaaaatgtaaataacagCAATGAAATATTGACAGTCAGGCTGTCCAGGTCAAAGGTGTTACCACACAAGCAAATAAGGAAATGCAAGTCCTTACATTCAAGATttgaaaactcattttaaaaaaaaaatcaaaaaagtcaaTTAACTTTAACTCTGAATTTGAAAACAATGATCAAACTGTTTCAAAAACACATACTAAAACTCTGAAAATGCCTGAAAAAGTGATGCAGACATTCATATTAAATGTACATTACAGTAACTGATTTCTTTAGAGATTGCTTTAGCAGTGCAGTCATTTCTAAGGTGCAGGAACATCTTCAGGATCACTGAGAATTTGTATTACACGTCGTTGTGAAAGTCTGTGTTTCGAGCATAAAGTAGACCAAACAGGATTGTGAAGACATTCTTAAATTCATAAAGTTCTCAAGCATTTTCCACAACTAGCTCAACTTCAAGGATACCTGCAACACTGAATTCATTGGGTAGCAATCCTGATGAGACAGCATTCCcattaaaaacctttaaaaattccCATCGTAATGTTCAACATATTAGTCTCAGTATCCtacaaaagacataaaataagATTGGAACCTTAATAAAAGACCCTTTGGTATATCACATGAACTGTAACAAAACCTCAAGTTCTGGGTGTATTCTGCAAGTTATAGTACCTTAAAAGATCAAACTGGTCCTTAAATTcaaaaatacacaataacaatGAGGAGaacaaattgaaattgaaattggaGCTCATTCTCTTAGGTAGAGGGAAAGACCCTGACAAATTCTGTGTGCAGTCTGTGATCTgtgaaagtaaagaaaaacaaaacaaacacaagggAATTATGAATAGAAAAGAGAGAGATTGCTTAGCTTATGATACACAGATCATACAGAGATGAAGCCAAAAAATCTGTATTACTCTGTAGTTGATAACTTTGTAAAATTAACTTCATTAAATTCTCTAGCTGTGTATCTGATTTCTCCTGTAGATTCCCGACACCCTGTTCCTCTGCTTGTGGTGATTTAgctctttatattttaaacaagcCACTAGTAAATGATATGACTCAGTATATGACTCAGGAGCCGccgcaagtggcagcctttccagcagctccgtgtacgacttaatttttctaccttttcctctattttactgatcactcctttcactttcttttatgtggacttgttccctggacactttttactacttttttactactttttacttgtgaatttccccttgtgattaataaagtatctatctatctatctagtataacTGTCCAGTAATATCCAGAGTGTAACCTTCAGATCACTGCAGGTTATGCAAACATAATATGTGAACAAGACAAAAATTGTAATCACTACAACATAAGTGTTGTCAATACAAAGTGCAGACAACCACATTAATGcatgtttgtgtttaattttttattatttttatttaaatactttttaattcatttattaatttacagtttttgctAACATCTTGTAaagagggcggcacagtggcgcagtggtagcgctgctgcctcacagtaaggagactggggtttgcttcctgggtcctccctgcgtggagtttgcatgttctccccgtgtttgcgtgggtttcctcccaaagacatgcaggttaggtgcattggcgattctaaattgtctctggtgtgtgtgtgtgcatcctgcagtgggctggtgccctgcctgggggtttgtttcttgccttgcgccctgtgttggcagggattggctccagcagacccccatgaccctgtagttaggatatagcgggttggataatggatggatggatcttgtaaaggaagcactttgacctacacaTTTTCTAGGAGAATGTGTAATATAAATACCATAAATATTACTTCTCATGTGTTTTTATTAGTCAATTTCTGTATTTTCATGTGCTATTCAGGATATGCTTGCCTGTCATTTATATTACATGAAGGAATTGTGTTTAGCTGTGCAAGGTGTGTTTCATTGTAGGTGTTCTCCTACTATGGTGGCAATTATCAGGTTTGCAATCATAAAGATGTGTTGGAGGCAGAGGTGATATGGGGCATATACTTAATGTGCACAtaaattaattttccatttttgatttatGAAAGCACACTACCTGCCGCACTTGTTCGAACAGAGAACTCAGAGGACAGAAATTAGTCAAAGTAGTTGGCATTG is drawn from Polypterus senegalus isolate Bchr_013 chromosome 15, ASM1683550v1, whole genome shotgun sequence and contains these coding sequences:
- the LOC120515492 gene encoding voltage-dependent anion-selective channel protein 2-like; the protein is MAVPPSYSDLGKSARDIFNKGYGFGLVKLEVKTKSASGVEFATSGSSNTDTNKVIGSLETKYKWAEYGLTFTEKWNTDNTLGTEITIEDQIAKGLKLNFDTTFSPNTGKKSGKVKTAYKREYVNLGWDVDFDFAGSAIHDAAVVGYEDSDACGENGLYRSSIGLGERAVVQAGFPVQPNEIKPLLGFFHCGCGVKSPAQV